atggatatcaaccaaacgtggcatatcaagttgaatgAATGTTCGTAACAGCTctattagtaatagccagaaactggacgCAACCTAGAAGTCCCTCAACCGAAAAGcggataaagaaactgtggtacatttacacaacggaGTATTACTcatctattaaaaacaatgacatcaagaaatttgcaggcaaatgatttAGTTTCTGTCTTTTGTCCTCAGGGCAGCCGTAGGACTAAACCCGGGGGGCTCAGTCACCTGAGTGGACGGCACTGTCCAGCCAAGTGCTGAAAGTGCTGACCTGCCCTTCTGTGGGGCTGTCTGCTTGGCACTGGGTGTGGCCCCTTTGGTCACCTTCACAAAAGGAGTGTCCTCGAGCCCTACATTCTTCTGTGACACTCGTCTGAGTCTGGCTCTATTCATTTACAAGCTGTTCTCTCCATCTTTGAGGCCATACCACCAGGGCCACCTGATAACCACATCCAGATCAAGTTACAGAGGCGCCACGGTGATGCCGCTGGCCTCAGAGCAGACAAGGCTGAGTGACTTGGTGGAAATATTTTCCTCCTGGACTCCCCTTTGCCAGCTGCTTACCCTCACGCTCATTTTTATAATGAAAGAGGAAATTATTACTGCTTCATATGATGTCGGCTCCAGAAATAGTAAGTAAGGGggccgggggtggggagggcaccTCCGGGGTGTGCTCTGTGTCACAGCTCAGCTTCCTCATGTGAGACCTGCCAACCAAGGCCTGCTTGGGAGGAGATACTCCCCCGGGGCCGATTTTCCAGAAAGCTTAGCGTTTACTAATATTGTGAGAAACAAGGGCAGTCGTTAATGGTGTGTAGCTCCACTTGGAATGTGGACAAACACAACAGGTAGCCAGGAAGGAGGCAGACATAGGTTCATCATTGGTGCTCACCAGCCTTCAGGGGGTCTCTGTGGACCTCAGCCTGGACGGAAGCAGATTCCTAAACACCCTGGTTGTGTACTTGGGAGGAATCACCTGGGACTCACCTGAGAGCACCCTTCCGGTCTGCACTTGCTCACCCTCTCTGGAAAGTCTCTACCGTAGGAAACAGAGACCTGTGTGGGTTTGGCCTGAGGCAGAGACTCCCAGCCACTCCTCACTTGGCTGGGTGGCCTGGGTTCCCAGGGCTTGGATACTTTTCCTTTTCAATTAGGTCGTGTCTGCATGAGCCAGGAAAGGGCTGTGTTTGTGGGAAGCTACTGCCAGCGTGCCTGTGCCCTTCCCCTCTGCTGCCTACATTTTGAGACAAACAAATTGAGTCTCAGAACATCTTATATGTCTAGGACAGGTAAATCCTATGGCCAGAAAGAACAAATGTTGAAGGGCAGAGGAAAGACAGCCTTAGAAGTCACTCAGATGGTCACTGTCTCCTAAAGAAGGACGGCACAGTGGCTTCTGGGTGACAAAGGGGCTTATCTTTACAGTGTCACTTGACGGGTTTTAAGATTGGAAGCCATCGTTGTTATTGGAGAGGAATTAAAATTCCGCTCTTTGATCAACTCTAGTTATATATATACATCAACAATCTCTTCTGTTTACCGTGGTCCAAGGAAAGTTGTGTTCTCAGTAGACAGATATTTGGGACACATATCTGTGGGCTTCACGGCTGACTGAAAGGATTTCAAATGGGACAGAGGCAGCCCTGGTGCCCACACTCCCCACAGGGACCAATCCCGCTCACTCCTGGCTAAGCAGGTGGAGGTGGAGCCAGAAGCCAACATCAGAGGCCCTGAGATAGTCACCATGGGGGAAAATGATCCTCCGGCAGCCGAAGCCCCCTTCTCCTTCCGATCACTCTTTGGCTTGGATGATTTGAAAATAAGTCCCGTGGCACCAGGTAGGTGGGACTTTGTGATGTGGGCCTTGTGCAGGAGTGGGGAATGCGGTCAagtgtccctgtctgtctgtgtgtgtgtgtgtgttggaagggGGGATCTCCTTGAAtattctctcactctctttctttctctctcctgcctccctctgtccatcattctcttcccttctcccctctttcctgtactggggattgaaccagacCTTACACACGCTAGCTAGGCACTCCGTGACTTTGCTGTTTCCCACCTTCCCTGGGTATTTTCACATTAGCAGCCGGACCTGTCCCTTTCCTGATCTTGCGAATTGCAGAAGTTGGAGGATGCTCAGGAGGAGCCCCTTTGTGTCGGGGGCACTTGCTAACTCCCTGGGGGCAgtattttctagtttgttttgctttcttctcttcttggaGCTTTTCAGAGACCCAAGCTCCACATTGGCTCTGGTTCATTTTGAAAGAGGCCAAAAGCTGGCCAGGAAAACCCTGAGCCCTCCAGGAAGTCCTTAGGAACAGTGGCCGCAGCCTTTCTAGAAAACTCAGGCAAGCTGATTTCTCACCAAAGTTAGGTGCCTGGTTAAAATGAGCAGTGGAGCCACCAAAAGAAGGACAGTTGGTGTCATGAGTCACTGGCCTACTAGGTAAAGCATTTTTCCTCTGACGAATGTTCCTGTGGGGTCTTTGTGCTGAGAGCCGTCTGTGGCTTGCCGGTTTGGAGAGTCCAGCTTAGGAGCAATTAGAATGATGACCCTGGGGCTGGGTGAGGGTGGGAACTGGGACAGTTCAGGATGTATCTCTGAACAGCCTGCATCCAGGATCCCCTAAGGGTTCTTTTTAAGCCATCTGGATTGCTAGAGTATGAAGAGCAGGATGGGAGGAGTGGGCTCATGAAATTGGAAAAGACCCCTAGGAACTCCATCCCATGCAGGCCATGGTGATGCTGGGGATTTCCTGCTGCCctttctctggctgcttcctgttTTCCAGTTTCCGGAACAGCatcccctacccctacccccacAGGGTGTGTGGAGACAGACATCTGTGTACACACCCATAACAACATTGACGATACCTTCCTAGACGTGATGTTACTAGGTCAAAAATAGCATCTGCTTTTAAGCCGTGTAGAGACATCTCCAGTCTCACACAAATGGGAAGTGAACAATGTCCCGCCCCTGTGCTGTGTGAGAAGCCTGTGGTCCCTGGTCCCTTCGCTGTGAGCACCATCGGGTGTGGTACCAGCAAAGTCATTATGATGTTAGGATGAATTTAGGTCCATTTTTTGTTGGTTCATTTCCAGAGAGATTGGGAGGTTTTCCTGCTTGTCTGTCCTTTGTGGGCACCGCCCCCTCTCTTGAGATGCATTTTACTCACCATCCCCAGTGTCTTAatgtgcttttctgttgctgtgataacatcATGataacatcatgaccaaaagcaatttggggaaggAAGGTTTATGCAAGCTTTGCAGCCCATGGTCCATCATcctgggaagtcagggcaggaacctggaggggtgctgcttacagaTTTCTTTAGCCCACTTTCTTATGCCATTCAGAACCACTGCTCCaaggtggcatcacccacaatgatCTGGGCTCTCCATGTCCATTATTAATCAAGAAGATGATCCACATATATGCCCAAAGGCCAGTTCCCTTTTTCCATGACAGCTGAAGAAATCAGAGCCCAGGTACCCCAGTCTTTAGGAGCTGCAAGCTGAGCTATGCCAGCTCTGATCTGGAAGCAGACACAAAATTTATTAAACTGGACAGTGAGTGAGCTACCGGACAGCCCTACACTGGGGGATATGTTGCCTATATGGTGGCCTCTGCCCATGTGTGGTGCATGGCCTGGAACAAAGGTTGAGCGTGACTCTGGGGGGGAACGCTAGCTCTGGATGATTTGAGAGAGCCCAGTGCCCTCCTGGCTTCAAGCACATGGCATAAAAATCTCATGTCACACCACCCTCTCTGGACACATCCTTGGGACCTGGGACTTCCTTAAACTGTTCTCCCAGGGCTGCTGGGACAAAATGCCACAGCTGAGTGGCTCAGTCAACAGAGTTTCCTTGTCTCCTTTTGGGGGCTGAAAGTCTGAAAGCTTTGATATCAGTAAGGCCCTGTTCCCATGGATGCACATAGTCCCCGCCAGGCCTCATGCAGATATAGACCTTTGGCCAACAGCCTTTGGGACTCTTTGAATTGTGGACCTGTCACTCTGCCCTTGGCCTTCATCTTCACATGGCTGTCTGTTCCCGTCATCTCTCTTCTATGCATGTCCGGGTCTGTGTTGAAGTTTCCCCCTTCCTGAGAACACCAGTCATACGAGATTAGTGCCTTCTCTAAGGACCTCATCCTAACTTGTGTTCTCTGTGACCGCCAAGTAAGATCCCATTCTTGGCTGTTGGGGGTTAGGGTGTCAAAGGCTCCTTTGGAGGATACTTTTCAACCCACAACAATGTCTCCTAAGCTGGGATGGAGAGCCGGGCCACAGCTGGGAGGCTGAGACTGACCCAGACAAGGTGGCCATTCATCTAATGAAGTCAGCTAGCTGTCTTTGGGCTGGTACTTGCTCTGCACAGAGGGGACAGGGAACACACGGCTAAACTTTAAGTTTTATGTCACTCAACGTCAGTGCTCCCTGGCTCCCCCTCCCTGCACCCCACAACTCCTTTGGTTCTCAGATGCAGATGCAGTGGCGGCGCAGATCTTGTCCCTGCTGCCCTTGAAGTTTTTTCCGATCATCGTCATCGGGATCATTGCCTTGATACTGGCGCTGGCCATCGGCCTGGGCAGTGAGTACCGTCCATTATTTAGTAGGTGCTCGAATACCTGCTCTGGCATTTAAACTTGCATGagtgcccccacccctaccctgtcTGTACTTGCTGCTGTTGCCTGGCCTTAATTACTGGTGGGTGATGTCCTTTTGGTTTGAGGGCTACGGGTTTTCTCTGCCTGAGTGGGTGTCAAGCCAGTGTGGGAGCGGGCAGGCGGGCAGGGACTGCTGGCTGTGCTCTGGGCTCTACCACCAGGGTACCTGCACAGTTAGAATTACTCAAAGGTAGCTGATGAAACAGGACTCTGGGATGGGaagggggaggctggggtggaGCAGACAAAGACTTCCATTCAAGCCATACCACGCACTCTGGCTATTTTTATTGGGAGGTATGTGGGGCTTTTGAGAAAGTGGGTCATAGGGAGGAAGGGGCTCTCTTAGAGCATATAGTTTCTCATTTTCCCCTTCAAGTAGCTGCAGCACAGGTTAGCACAGGTGAGCCTTCTgctcagccatgtgttccccagTTTATTGGCTTCAggccagagagaaaggaagccgGGTGGTCGAAAGGTCCCAGTTGGGGCTTTTGCTGGGCTAGCTTGGTGTGTTGGCCACCGCCATGCTGTTTTGCTCTCGACTTTGAACCCTTAGAGTCTGAATTCACCCTGGGATTTGTGCTTCCTGGAAGTAGTGCTACTGTGGGTACGGCAGCCCCGCCCCTTGGAATTCAGGACAGAAACAGGGCCTGAAGGAAGCAGGCTGCTGTCAGGGATGCAGTTTCAATGCAGGTCTCCTTATTGAtgggcaagttcaaggccatgtaGCAGCTGTTAATGCTGCACCCAGAAGGGGCTGCTGGCTGGTATTCTCACTTCCCCCCCTTTTCCCAGTCCACTTCGACTGCTCTGGGAAGTACAGGTGCCATTCATCCTTCAAGTGCATCGAACTGACCGCTCGATGCGACGGGGTCTCCGACTGCAAGGATGGGGAGGATGAGTACCGATGTGGTGAGTCGCTCTCGTTCACGGAAGGAAGCAATAGAGACTGAACACAACCCGGCACCTGCCCCTTCCGTCTGCGAGATGGATCCAGGGCGTAGCCATTGCCACGCCCTGCCCTCAGCTGGGATGTGCCTAGCTAGGTTCCGGGAGGACTGTTACATGTGATTGCATTCACTTGGCGGGGGGACTAGACAGGCTCTGAGTGGGGTGTCTCAGGGTGCAGGCCACGGGAACGGCAGCAtcttgtgggggaggggctgtgggtgggagtgggtgggCCAGGTTGGAAGAGGGGCTGCTGTGTGGCGTGAGTGGGCCTGTAGTCAGTCTCTGCCCAGCCTCAGCTTGCGCTGGTCCTCACCGCCCTTCTCCCCATGCCTGGCCAGTGCGGGTGAGTGGCCAGAGAGCAGCACTTCAGGTGTTCACGGCCGCCGCCTGGAGGACCGTGTGCTCTGACGACTGGAAAAACCACCATGCCAAGGTTGCCTGTGGCCAGCTGGGGTTTCCCAGGTGAGTCAAGGCCAAACAGCAAGGGTGGCAGATTGCTCCCGGACAGTCAAGAGCTCTCTGGATGTGTTCACATGTCACACTTCATTCTTAGGACAACCTCGTGGCACTTGGCCCTGTCTTCCTTCACAGGGAGAAAGGCAAGGCCCGAGCAGCCAGGTGACTCCACGACACATGGAACATTGTGTGTGAAGAGAGTTCTCAGGCCTAGGCCAGGACCTTAGGTGCAAAAGCACTTTAGATCTTTGGggctggagctcagttggtagagcactgaCCTAGCATGCACCAAGCCATGGGTTCTGTTCCAGCGCTGCCAcaacctggcatggtggcatatgtaaTCTCTGCActggtggggcagaggaggggacaATGtgtgttctaggctagcctgggctacatggagagttTGGGACTCTTGAGTTCAATAGTGAGTTCCtgccaacaacaaaaacaaaccaaacatcagccaaccaaccaaccaaccaaccaaccaaacaaacaaaaaaccaagacagCCAAACAAAACATGCaaaccataaaaaacaaaaacaaaaacaaaaacaaaaacaaaacagtaacagaaagcaaacagtttgtaagcccAGAACTTCTGAGTGGAATAATAAATACTCTGGCTAGGTACTTTGCAGCTTAAAAAGGTAGATGTTGGGACACTGTTGCACACAGTCATACTGGTCATATCCATGTCTGCACACACATCCTCAAGAGCCCCAGGGGATGCAGTTGTTCCAAACCACCCTTAGCCTTAGGAGACCATCTAAGATGGTGTCTTTCCATCTTCAATGTTGCGAGTCAGCTGCTGGCTTCCACACTGCAGCCACACGCCTTTCCCAGTGGAGGGCTCCCTCCCTTTCATGGCCATCCCTCCTGACCCCTGCCTTGTTTCCCAGGTGCCATTACCTTTTGGCTTCTTAACACTATAGGTCCTGGTTTACCACAGATAGGTTCCCAAGTTCCCACACTCATCTTAGGAACTGAGCAAGCTCAATGGTGGCAATCTCAGAAGTACATCCTAGTCTGTAACCAAGGAAGCAAGGTCCTTAAAACTACATCTATGGAGGATCTAAGCCAGTGGGATCCTAGGTGCCCCAACGCTGAGGTCCCCCaggcctgcttcctctgcataCCATGCCTGCCTGGGTTCTGAAATAAACTGCAAGTAAAATTCAGTGATGGCTGCAAAGGTCACTCAGAGACAATGTTGAGAATTATGTAGCTTTACTCCTTAGAGAAGAGGAGATTCGAACAGCACAAAatgtactcatgcacacacacacacacacacacacacatgcacacacacacacacatgcatacacacatacatgcacacatgcacgcgcacacacacacgcgcacacacacacacacgcgcacacacacacacacgcacacatgcacacacacacacacacgcgagcgcacacacacacacacacgcacgcacacatgcacacacacatgcacgcacacacacatgcacacacacatgcacacacacacgcgcacacacacgcacacatgcacacacacacacacacacacgcacacacgcacacacacacacacacacacacacgcacacatgcacacacacatgcacacatgcacacacacatgcacacacacacacacacacacacacacacacatgcacacacacacatgcataggaaCTTCAGGTTTTCAGGCACGTTGGAGCCACTTGACAGGTTGGTCAGCTCCTGGTTCTAAATCCCACCCTCACCTCCATTTCTCTCCTCTGAGAGGATGTTAGGGACACACGTTGTCTCTGTCCCACTTTCCCGGCACCATGAACACATCACCCTCCCATTGGCCCAGCCTCTCTGACTTCGTTCCGTGTTCTTGTctatcctttcctcctctctcttcagaagctcctcctcctccgccgcaTCCATCTCTTATCTCTGGAATAGCAGCAGACAAGCaagccagcaaacaaacaaaaaaccaaatcaaaacccaaaccagacAGTCCAGATAGTTGGCTCAAATCATGGTGCAGATTCAGGCCAGTCTTGTGAGACTTGCCTAGTCTCCTCCCTTAGAACGGACAATGCCAGCGCCCACCTTAAAAGGTCGAGGGAGGTCAGTGGTCACTAGAGTGATCATGGCTGTGGTGGTGTGGCTGCTACTCTGAGGCAATCTGTGTGTTCCACTTGTGACACGTAGGCTCCTTCTGCATTTCGTGAGCCCCAGCTCATCACCCTGCCCACCTTCCCTATGACCTGACATCCCAGCAAGAGCCGGCTCCTTCATATCAAGGCAACCTACTGCAACCTCCCCTGGGAGGAAATGCCTGGGAAACGTCCTGGTGATGTTTTCTTCAAGCCCATGCTTGGCTGAACACTGCACTGTACTTACACGAGTCCCTGTGGCACTTAACAGCAATTGGATGGCATCCTGTGTGACAGACTGCTGCCACCTGTGGTACACTTTGTCCCCCCACCTTCTCTGAGGATCCTTAAgtagttcttcttcttcttcttcttcttcttcttcttcttcttcttcttcttcttcttcttcttcttcttcttcctcctcctgttcctcctcctcctcctcctcctttttattgCTGGGTATGTGTTGACCTACTctatcctcttctggtctctttaaTTCCATCTTCTGCACCATGGATGTATATGCCCGTCTCCTGACACTGAGCCCATTTCCTTGACCCCAGGGTCCTAGAGTCACTGCTTCCTATGAGTGTAGGCAAAGTGGGATAGGCTCTCACACTCCCCGAACTCCTGACCCTTGGGAGTTAGACATCTAGCTACCTCCCCTCAGGCTTGTCTCCAGCAAAACCAAGTGCATCAGAGTGGGGTGGGTAGGGACTACCTAACTGTGGCAGGAAGTGGTCTTTCTTTGTGGCTGGAGCAGGGTGGGTGGGCAGGCCAAGCTGTAGACTGGGGGACAGCAAGCAGATCCCCAGGCCACACCCAGCCTGGAATGCCTGGCTAAGATGTATGCATTTCATCAGCAAAATAAAGCCTTCGATGGTTTGGGGAGGACCCAGGGAGGTCCCCAAAGTGGGATGTTTGTAACctgatgagtgtgtgtggggtgacGGATATTTCAGAGTCACCATGACTGTTGGGTCTGGGTTTCTGATTCTGCAGCTATGTGAGCTCAGACCACCTCAGAGTGGACGCACTGGAGGAGCAATTCCAGGGCGACTTTGTGTCCATCAATCACCTCTTGCCAGATGACAAGGTGACCACGCTGCACCACTCCGTGTACGTGAGGTAAGCCGTTCAATAGGTGCTACTGCCGTCAAGATTGGTGCTGAGTCACAAGGCTGGGTTTGTGAAGCTGTGGTGTACTCCAGGAGGGGAAAGAATGTCACCTCCACGAGCAAGGGTGGAGCTCACTGCTGTGGTTAGAATGGTGGTGTCTAAGCTAGGATGCAGGGGTGAACCCCCAACTCTGGAAAGTAGGGTTCTgtcaagggaaggaaggaagtacaGAAGAACAGCAATAGTGATGCCCAGTGATGGACAGGCGTGTCTTCAGGCCAGTGCTGGGCCTGCCTCACAgcagggaagtgtgtgtgtgtgtgtgtgtgtgtgtgtgtgtgtgtgtgtgtgtaagcaaacaagcagggaagggaagagaaagctaGACAGCATCCTTTACAAAGTGCTTTCACATTCACCAGTTaccacaccctgccccccccAACCCCGAAACTCTGATAAGGAAAAACCAGGTTCCCTTAGCAACAGTCAGATGCCCAGATCGGAGATATCTCCCCTTTGGGGCCCAGGCTGAAGCAGGGAGAAAATACCACAGGTGCTCTGCAGCCAGGTTTTCCTCCGGACACCCAGGCCCCCAGGTCCAACGTGTGTGACTCCTGCTCTACCAACAGCAGCTTGTTGGCCTGTCCATGAACTGTTCTTTCCACTGTAGGGAAGGCTGTGCCTCGGGCTATGTGGTCACCTTGAAGTGCTCGGGTAAGTGTCTAAATATGTAAGGAGCCACATGGAAGCCTGCCCTTGTGGAGTCATGTTCTCCCTTTGGGGACAGCTTAAGACCACGTCTCCTAGATGGCAGTGTGGGGCTAGGCACCAGGAGGTCATTGATGGGCAGGGTGAGCATGCCTGCTCTCTGAAACAGCCCTTCCCTCCCACTGCCTCCCACAGACCCCACACATCTCTGAGTCTTTTGTGTGCCTGACCCTCTCCTGCTcggggaggaggggggacagggacaggggtATTGCTAGGTAGGAGGTTTAGGGTGATGACAGCATTACCCATAAACCCTTGTTCTCCCTCTATAGCCTGTGGCCTGAGAACTGGCTACAGCCCCCGCATTGTGGGTGGAAACGTGTCCTCACTCGCCCAGTGGCCCTGGCAAGTcagtctccagttccaggggtacCATCTATGCGGGGGTTCTGTCATCACCCCTCTGTGGATCGTCACGGCTGCACACTGTGTCTACGAGTGAGTGTCTGGGCCTGCTAATGTGGATTCTGCTCTTCCCAGAGCCTTACCTAGTCCTGGGTCAGATGGAGATGGGGTGATCTGGGGGTGAGGGCAGGTTAGGAAGGCAGAAAGCCAGTCACCATAAAGCCACATGTAGTGTAAATGCCTGCCTTCCTGTCCCTGTGTCTGGGAATGGTATGAGCTGGGCTGGCACAGATCGGgcaggaaaaaggaggaagactGGGGAGGAAAGAGACCTTGACATGAGGGTCCCAGGCCTTCCAGTAGCTCACTACTGTCATCCATGTTATGGCGTGGCAGGGTACCATGGGGTGGGAGTACAGGGCACCCAGAGAACACTGAGCCCCCACCAAGCTGTGTCTGTCAGGCGTTTAGATGGCAAGGAAGCCACAGAAAGCATCCCAAACCCAGTGGCTGGTTCTCTTTCTATCTCCTGTTTTGGTGACTGTCTAGTGGAGAAAGGCCCGGACAGCCTCTGTAGGGAGCAAAGCTGAGCCCGGCTCTCCAATGCGTATCTCTCGGGTGGTGTGGAGAGAATGGCTTTGTCTGGGATGCATGTGGGGTGTGGTCTGTGTTCCTGCAGGACTTGGGACTGTGGTCAATGTGGAGCACAGATGTGCGGGACCTTGGGCCATCTCCTACCTGGTGAcatctcttactctctctctctctgggctcTTGGGACACAGAGCTCagcatggctggctctgtcctgagTTCCACCTCTCTGTCTGTGTATTTCAGCCTGTACCACCCCAAGTCCTGGACTGTCCAGGTGGGTCTTGTGTCCCTGATGGACAGTCCTGTGCCCTCCCATCTGGTGGAGAAAATCATCTACCACAGCAAGTACAAGCCTAAGCGGCTAGGCAATGACATTGCCCTCATGAAGCTGGCAGAGCCGCTCACCTTTGACGGTATGTCTAGGCTTCTGAGCCAGACAGTTGCTTTGAACTTGTTTCAAGAGCATTGGTGGTTACTTGTTGAAGCATTGTTCTAATGGCTGCTGCTTTACTATCCTTGCCAGAGAATTCTGATGTCTGATTCAGCGGGGTGTTGACATCAGTGCATTGTCTTTGCtcattaaagttgtgtgtgtgcacgtgtatgtgcacatgtatgtacatgcacatcacatggaggccagaggccaacaccaacaacctcaggtgttgttcctcgggaccttccatcttgtttttttcgggggagcagggtctctcactggtctagaGTTACCTAATAGGTTGCCTGGCCAATAAGTCCCAGGGAcccttctgtctttgtctccccaGCACGGGGTAATAGGCTCAGTGCCattacatctggctttttacatgggtttcacagagcaaactcaggtcttcatggctgtgtggcaaacactgtcaactgagccatctccccagcccaagtgATGTGTCTTCAATCTGAGCATGTTAGGAGACTGAGCCCTCTCCTAAGACTTCAGTCCTCTTACCTTCTTTAGATTCGGTTTGT
The sequence above is drawn from the Onychomys torridus chromosome 18, mOncTor1.1, whole genome shotgun sequence genome and encodes:
- the Tmprss3 gene encoding transmembrane protease serine 3 — encoded protein: MMSAPEIVEVEPEANIRGPEIVTMGENDPPAAEAPFSFRSLFGLDDLKISPVAPDADAVAAQILSLLPLKFFPIIVIGIIALILALAIGLGIHFDCSGKYRCHSSFKCIELTARCDGVSDCKDGEDEYRCVRVSGQRAALQVFTAAAWRTVCSDDWKNHHAKVACGQLGFPSYVSSDHLRVDALEEQFQGDFVSINHLLPDDKVTTLHHSVYVREGCASGYVVTLKCSACGLRTGYSPRIVGGNVSSLAQWPWQVSLQFQGYHLCGGSVITPLWIVTAAHCVYDLYHPKSWTVQVGLVSLMDSPVPSHLVEKIIYHSKYKPKRLGNDIALMKLAEPLTFDETIQPVCLPNSEENFPDGKLCWTSGWGATEDGGDASPVLNHAAVPLISNKICNHRDVYGGIISPSMLCAGYLKGGVDSCQGDSGGPLVCQERRLWKLVGATSFGIGCAEVNKPGVYTRITSFLDWIHEQLERDLKT